In the Arthrobacter sp. Marseille-P9274 genome, one interval contains:
- a CDS encoding SDR family NAD(P)-dependent oxidoreductase produces MELTGAVALITGGASGLGAATARRLYDGGASVVLVDLPQSAGEAYAKELGERAVFAPADVTSEADVQAAVDAAAGLGPLRVVVNCAGVGTPGKVLGRNGVLPLADFARVVQINLIGTFNVVRLAAAAMAETEPVATRLGGPERGVIVNTASVAAFDGQIGQPAYAASKGGVAAMTLPLAREFARSLIRVVTIAPGIFETPMMAGLPQEAQESLGHQVPHPSRLGRPAEYASLAAHIVDNAMLNGETIRLDGAIRMAPK; encoded by the coding sequence TTGGAGCTGACCGGAGCCGTAGCCCTGATCACCGGAGGCGCGTCGGGCCTAGGTGCCGCGACCGCCCGGCGGCTGTACGACGGCGGTGCCTCCGTGGTGCTGGTGGACCTGCCGCAATCCGCTGGCGAGGCTTACGCGAAGGAACTCGGCGAGCGTGCGGTGTTCGCGCCCGCGGATGTGACGAGTGAAGCGGACGTGCAGGCCGCGGTCGATGCGGCCGCGGGACTCGGGCCGTTGCGCGTGGTGGTCAACTGCGCCGGCGTGGGGACGCCCGGGAAGGTGCTCGGGCGCAACGGGGTGCTGCCGCTGGCCGACTTCGCCCGGGTGGTGCAGATCAACCTGATCGGCACCTTCAACGTGGTCCGCCTGGCGGCCGCCGCGATGGCGGAGACCGAGCCGGTCGCCACCAGACTCGGTGGCCCCGAGCGCGGCGTCATCGTCAACACCGCCTCCGTGGCGGCGTTCGACGGGCAGATCGGCCAGCCCGCCTATGCGGCATCGAAAGGCGGCGTGGCGGCCATGACCCTGCCGCTCGCCCGCGAATTTGCGCGCTCGCTGATCCGGGTGGTCACCATCGCTCCCGGCATCTTCGAAACGCCGATGATGGCCGGCCTGCCGCAGGAGGCCCAGGAGTCGCTCGGGCACCAGGTCCCGCACCCCTCCCGGCTCGGCCGGCCTGCGGAGTACGCCAGCCTCGCGGCCCACATCGTCGACAACGCCATGCTCAACGGCGAGACCATCCGGCTGGACGGCGCCATCCGCATGGCCCCCAAGTAG
- a CDS encoding VOC family protein, protein MITAVHALIYSEDAEATRTFLRDVLQWPSVEDPSSGAGWLIFRTGPGELGVHPTVGMWEGEEYSHPPGHRIALMCDDLSVTMGELAGRGAAFTCGPEDMGFGVGVMLQLPGAEDILLYEPRHPTAYGL, encoded by the coding sequence ATGATCACGGCAGTGCACGCTCTGATCTACTCCGAGGACGCGGAGGCTACCCGAACCTTCCTGAGGGACGTGCTGCAATGGCCCTCGGTGGAGGATCCTTCTTCCGGGGCCGGCTGGCTGATCTTCCGGACCGGTCCGGGCGAGCTGGGCGTGCATCCGACGGTCGGGATGTGGGAAGGCGAGGAGTATTCGCACCCGCCCGGGCACCGGATTGCGCTCATGTGCGATGACCTGTCCGTGACCATGGGCGAGCTGGCCGGCCGGGGCGCGGCCTTTACCTGCGGGCCCGAGGATATGGGCTTCGGTGTCGGAGTGATGCTGCAGCTGCCCGGGGCGGAGGACATCCTGCTGTACGAGCCGCGGCACCCCACGGCCTATGGCCTGTAG
- a CDS encoding PEP-utilizing enzyme: MSMKSFPKPSELPVPAGAEGWEKLYPYYLVFQDKLKEAEDAKFWFCDSQHWPTVFKPFETIGGEFAVKCLGQYNARHLMIPNANGIEFRIHLGYLYMSPIPVPEEKIAARVPLFEQRVGHYFQNWEELLKQWHVKVRGTIDEMETLSFNKLPDMVPMEDITTGKAKDGSEVLLENYDRLIQLAYQNWQYHFEFLNLGYIAYLDFFNFCKEVFPNIPDQSIATMVQGVDMELFRPDDELKQLAKLAVELGIQSAFANTDDVEATLGAVRASGGGERWISQYEEAQDPWFNFTVGNGFYGHDKYWKEHQEIPLGYIADYIRRLDEGQEIMRPTEELIAEKDRIVEEYRDLLEGETQALFDAKRQLAATAYPYVENHNFYIEHWTMGVFWRKIRELSRMMHAEGFWNEPEDLLYLGRNEVRDALFDLVTGWGVGAQPIGPTYWPEEIERRRGIIDALKTARPQPALNTPPASITEPFTRMLWGITTEQVQQWLGAGEEVEGGGLRGMAASPGVVEGLARVVTDSDQLSEVQPGEILVATVTAPSWGPIFGKIKATVTDIGGMMSHAAIVCREYGLPAVTGTGSGSTTIKTGQRLRVDGTKGTVQILDAEEAGEPAIAGPGAHSHSHV; this comes from the coding sequence ATGTCCATGAAGTCGTTCCCGAAGCCTTCCGAGCTGCCGGTTCCCGCCGGCGCCGAGGGCTGGGAGAAGCTGTACCCGTACTACCTGGTTTTCCAGGACAAGCTCAAGGAGGCCGAGGACGCGAAGTTCTGGTTCTGCGATAGCCAGCACTGGCCCACGGTCTTCAAGCCGTTCGAGACGATCGGCGGCGAGTTCGCGGTCAAGTGCCTGGGCCAGTACAACGCCCGGCACCTGATGATCCCGAACGCCAACGGGATCGAGTTCCGCATCCACCTGGGCTACCTGTACATGTCGCCGATCCCGGTCCCGGAGGAGAAGATCGCCGCGCGCGTGCCGCTGTTCGAACAGCGCGTCGGCCACTACTTCCAGAACTGGGAAGAGCTGCTCAAGCAGTGGCACGTCAAGGTCCGCGGCACGATCGACGAGATGGAGACGCTGTCCTTCAACAAGCTGCCCGACATGGTCCCGATGGAGGACATCACCACCGGCAAGGCCAAGGACGGCTCGGAGGTGCTGCTGGAGAACTACGACCGGCTGATTCAGCTGGCCTACCAGAACTGGCAGTACCACTTCGAGTTCCTGAACCTGGGCTACATCGCCTACCTGGACTTCTTCAACTTCTGCAAGGAAGTCTTCCCGAACATCCCGGACCAGTCGATCGCGACCATGGTCCAGGGCGTGGACATGGAGCTGTTCCGCCCGGACGACGAGCTCAAGCAGCTGGCCAAGCTGGCCGTGGAGCTGGGCATCCAGTCCGCGTTCGCCAACACCGACGACGTCGAAGCGACCCTGGGCGCGGTCCGCGCCTCGGGCGGGGGAGAGCGGTGGATCAGCCAGTATGAGGAAGCCCAGGACCCGTGGTTCAACTTCACGGTGGGCAACGGCTTCTACGGCCACGACAAGTACTGGAAGGAACACCAGGAGATCCCGCTCGGCTACATCGCCGACTACATCCGCCGGCTCGACGAGGGCCAGGAGATCATGCGGCCCACCGAGGAGCTCATCGCCGAGAAGGACCGCATCGTCGAGGAGTACCGCGACCTGCTCGAGGGCGAGACCCAGGCCCTCTTCGACGCCAAGCGCCAGCTGGCCGCCACCGCGTACCCGTACGTGGAGAACCACAACTTCTACATCGAGCACTGGACCATGGGCGTGTTCTGGCGCAAGATCCGCGAGCTCTCCCGGATGATGCACGCCGAGGGGTTCTGGAACGAGCCGGAGGACCTGCTCTATCTGGGCCGCAACGAGGTCCGCGACGCGCTCTTCGACCTGGTCACCGGGTGGGGGGTCGGCGCGCAGCCGATCGGCCCGACCTACTGGCCGGAAGAGATCGAGCGGCGCCGGGGCATCATCGACGCGCTCAAGACGGCCCGCCCGCAGCCGGCGCTGAACACCCCGCCGGCCTCCATCACCGAACCGTTCACCCGGATGCTCTGGGGCATCACCACCGAGCAGGTCCAGCAGTGGCTGGGTGCCGGCGAGGAGGTCGAAGGCGGCGGCCTGCGCGGCATGGCGGCCTCCCCGGGCGTGGTCGAGGGCCTGGCCCGCGTCGTGACGGACTCGGACCAGCTCTCCGAGGTCCAGCCCGGCGAGATCCTGGTCGCGACCGTGACCGCCCCGAGCTGGGGCCCGATCTTCGGCAAGATCAAGGCCACGGTCACCGACATCGGCGGCATGATGAGCCACGCCGCGATCGTCTGCCGCGAGTACGGCCTGCCGGCGGTCACCGGCACCGGCTCCGGCTCCACCACGATCAAGACCGGCCAGCGGCTCCGGGTGGACGGCACCAAGGGCACCGTCCAGATCCTGGACGCCGAGGAAGCCGGCGAACCGGCCATCGCCGGCCCGGGCGCGCACAGCCACAGCCACGTCTGA
- a CDS encoding cytochrome P450, which translates to MSPSTETAPRCPFGHGAEAPAGHHGYQPFQMKDPFPAYAELRAEQPVMFDERIGYYVVTRYDDIKAVFDDWETFSSENAQAPVRERGPDAKKIMEEGGFTAYSGLSARRPPEHTRIRSVVQKAFTPRRFKVLEPFIRQNVVDQLERMLANPEGRGDIFRDLAYDVPTVTILTLIGADVEQVDKFKRWSDSRAAMTWGDLSDEEQIPHAHNLVEYWQECQRLVRVAHEEGGDNLTADLVKAQQDGAEITDHEIASVLYSMLFAGHETTTTLISNAVRVLLAHPEQWQQLVADPKKIPAAIDEVLRYAGSIVGWRRKALKDAEVGGVKIPEGAGLLLLMGSANRDETRFTGGEEFDISRPNAREHLSFGYGIHYCLGNMLAKLQAKIALEEIVRLAPNLKLDHPEAIEFRENLSFRVPESVPVAWEA; encoded by the coding sequence ATGTCACCCTCGACTGAGACGGCCCCCCGTTGCCCGTTCGGCCACGGCGCCGAGGCCCCCGCGGGGCACCACGGCTACCAGCCGTTCCAGATGAAGGACCCGTTCCCGGCCTACGCCGAACTCAGGGCAGAGCAGCCGGTTATGTTCGACGAGCGCATCGGCTACTACGTGGTCACGCGCTACGACGACATTAAGGCTGTCTTCGACGACTGGGAGACCTTCTCCAGCGAGAACGCCCAGGCGCCGGTGCGCGAGCGCGGCCCGGATGCCAAGAAGATCATGGAAGAGGGCGGATTCACCGCCTACTCCGGCCTCTCCGCCCGGCGCCCGCCGGAGCACACCCGGATCCGTTCCGTGGTCCAGAAGGCCTTCACCCCGCGCCGGTTCAAGGTGCTGGAGCCGTTCATCCGGCAGAACGTCGTGGACCAGCTGGAACGGATGCTGGCCAACCCGGAGGGCCGCGGCGACATCTTCCGCGACCTCGCGTACGACGTCCCCACCGTCACGATCCTGACGCTGATCGGCGCCGACGTGGAGCAGGTGGATAAGTTCAAGCGCTGGAGCGACTCGCGCGCAGCGATGACCTGGGGCGACCTGTCCGACGAGGAGCAGATCCCGCACGCGCACAACCTGGTCGAGTACTGGCAGGAATGCCAGCGGCTGGTCCGCGTGGCCCACGAGGAGGGCGGCGACAACCTCACCGCGGACCTCGTGAAGGCCCAGCAGGACGGCGCCGAGATCACCGACCACGAAATCGCCTCGGTCCTCTACAGCATGCTGTTCGCTGGCCACGAGACCACCACCACGCTGATCTCCAACGCCGTGCGCGTACTGCTGGCCCACCCGGAGCAGTGGCAGCAGCTGGTGGCGGATCCCAAGAAGATCCCGGCCGCGATCGACGAGGTCCTGCGCTACGCCGGTTCCATCGTCGGCTGGCGCCGCAAGGCGCTGAAGGACGCCGAGGTCGGCGGAGTCAAGATCCCGGAGGGCGCCGGCCTGCTGCTGCTGATGGGCTCGGCCAACCGCGACGAGACCCGCTTCACCGGCGGCGAGGAGTTCGACATCTCCCGCCCCAATGCCCGCGAGCATCTCTCCTTCGGCTACGGCATCCACTACTGCCTCGGCAACATGCTCGCCAAACTCCAGGCGAAGATCGCGCTGGAGGAAATCGTCCGGCTGGCACCCAACCTGAAGCTGGACCACCCGGAAGCGATCGAGTTCCGCGAGAACCTCTCCTTCCGCGTTCCCGAATCCGTCCCCGTGGCTTGGGAGGCCTAA
- a CDS encoding PEP/pyruvate-binding domain-containing protein gives MESNQYIQFFDGGIEPTLEALGGKGSSLVTMTSAGMPVPPGFVVTTAAFDEFMSEAGITQEIHDLLEGLDPEDVAEMEKVSAGIRADICSKPVPESLRAQTLAAYEALMARFEEAVPVAVRSSATAEDLPDASFAGQQDTYLWLEGAKAVTEHIRQCWASLFTARAIIYRLKNGIPNEGLSMAVVVQKMVNSKVSGVAMTLDPANGDRSKITIDSSYGVGEMVVSGQVTPDNIVLDKVTLAVVSEHLGDKHAELVPDRSAHTLVEREVDEDRRGRRSLSDDELLAVASMAKRAEKHYKCPQDIEWALDEDLPDGENLLLLQSRPETVHSSKPAAPKASTGGYAAAFGAVPAGTAGTAGSGTPAAGTGFSLGSITASLLKTTA, from the coding sequence ATGGAAAGCAACCAGTACATCCAGTTCTTCGACGGCGGCATCGAGCCCACGCTTGAGGCGCTCGGCGGCAAGGGCTCGTCCCTGGTCACCATGACCTCGGCCGGCATGCCGGTCCCTCCCGGCTTCGTCGTCACCACCGCGGCGTTCGACGAGTTCATGTCCGAGGCCGGCATCACGCAGGAGATCCACGACCTCTTGGAAGGCCTGGACCCGGAAGACGTCGCCGAGATGGAGAAGGTCTCGGCCGGCATCCGCGCCGACATCTGCTCCAAGCCCGTGCCGGAGAGCCTGCGGGCCCAGACCCTGGCCGCCTACGAGGCCCTGATGGCCCGGTTCGAGGAAGCCGTCCCGGTGGCGGTCCGCTCCAGCGCCACCGCCGAAGACCTGCCCGATGCCTCCTTCGCCGGCCAGCAGGACACCTACCTGTGGCTCGAAGGGGCCAAGGCCGTCACGGAGCACATCCGGCAGTGCTGGGCCTCGCTCTTCACCGCCCGCGCCATCATTTACCGGCTGAAGAACGGGATCCCCAACGAAGGCCTGTCGATGGCCGTCGTGGTCCAGAAGATGGTCAACTCGAAGGTGTCCGGGGTCGCGATGACCCTCGACCCGGCCAACGGCGACCGCTCGAAGATCACCATCGACTCGTCCTACGGCGTCGGCGAGATGGTCGTCTCCGGGCAGGTCACGCCGGACAACATCGTGCTAGACAAGGTGACGCTCGCCGTCGTCAGCGAACACCTCGGCGACAAGCATGCCGAACTGGTCCCGGACCGCTCCGCCCACACCCTGGTGGAGCGCGAGGTCGACGAGGATCGCCGCGGTCGCCGCAGCCTGAGCGACGACGAACTGCTCGCGGTTGCCTCGATGGCCAAGCGTGCGGAGAAGCACTACAAGTGCCCGCAGGACATCGAGTGGGCGCTGGACGAGGACCTGCCCGACGGCGAGAACCTGCTGCTGCTGCAGTCCCGCCCGGAAACCGTGCACTCCTCCAAGCCGGCCGCGCCCAAGGCCTCCACCGGCGGCTACGCGGCTGCGTTCGGCGCGGTCCCCGCTGGAACCGCCGGAACCGCCGGATCCGGAACCCCGGCCGCGGGCACCGGCTTCAGCCTGGGCAGCATCACCGCCTCGCTGCTCAAGACCACCGCCTGA
- a CDS encoding (2Fe-2S)-binding protein, whose amino-acid sequence MPTVHFTDAEGAVRDIEGNIGDSVMETAVRNGVPGIVAECGGSLSCATCHVFVREDCLDQLPEMEEMEDEMLYGTVVDREDNSRLSCQLRLAEDTDLYVTTPEAQV is encoded by the coding sequence ATGCCTACGGTTCATTTCACCGACGCTGAAGGCGCCGTCCGCGACATTGAAGGCAACATCGGCGACTCGGTCATGGAGACCGCGGTGCGCAACGGCGTGCCCGGCATCGTCGCCGAATGCGGCGGCTCGCTGTCCTGCGCCACCTGCCACGTCTTCGTCCGCGAGGACTGCCTCGACCAGCTCCCCGAGATGGAGGAGATGGAGGACGAGATGCTCTACGGCACCGTCGTTGACCGCGAGGACAACTCGCGCCTGTCCTGCCAGCTGCGCCTGGCCGAGGACACGGACCTTTACGTGACCACCCCGGAAGCCCAGGTCTGA
- a CDS encoding IclR family transcriptional regulator, whose amino-acid sequence MAGGNREPGRTVTSKVLAVLEAFEKSRGALSLTEIAEGSGLPLSTTHRLVAELTDWGFLSRSATGRYQLGIRVWELAQNTGRQLREAARPFVQDLFSLTGETSQLAVRAGNEVLYIERIYGTKRVPRASRVGGRLPMHATAVGKVILAYEEVWVRDAYLHRELEQATAHTHTNPRRLAEELVQIREQGYATTLEEVRLGSCSIAVPVFHTKRIGAGLGLVLASAQAASMTRHLPVLRGVSAQIERATAHIPLESLLGLSRR is encoded by the coding sequence GTGGCGGGCGGAAACCGGGAACCCGGGAGGACGGTGACGTCCAAGGTCCTCGCTGTTCTGGAGGCGTTCGAGAAGTCCCGCGGCGCCCTGAGCCTGACCGAAATTGCCGAGGGCTCCGGGCTGCCGCTGAGCACGACGCACCGGCTGGTCGCCGAACTCACCGACTGGGGCTTCCTCTCCCGCAGCGCCACTGGCCGGTACCAGCTGGGCATCCGGGTCTGGGAACTGGCACAGAACACAGGACGGCAGCTGCGCGAGGCCGCGCGGCCGTTCGTGCAGGACCTCTTCTCGCTGACCGGCGAGACCTCGCAGCTGGCCGTCCGGGCCGGCAACGAGGTGCTCTACATCGAGCGCATCTACGGGACCAAGCGGGTGCCGCGTGCCTCCCGGGTCGGCGGTCGGCTGCCCATGCACGCGACAGCGGTGGGCAAGGTGATCCTGGCCTACGAAGAGGTGTGGGTCCGCGATGCGTACCTGCACCGCGAGCTGGAGCAGGCCACTGCGCATACGCACACCAATCCACGCCGGCTGGCCGAGGAACTGGTGCAGATCCGCGAGCAGGGCTACGCCACCACCCTGGAGGAGGTGCGGCTGGGGTCCTGCTCGATCGCAGTCCCGGTGTTCCACACGAAGAGGATCGGGGCCGGCCTCGGGCTGGTACTGGCCTCGGCGCAGGCGGCCTCGATGACCCGGCATCTGCCGGTCCTGAGGGGAGTGTCCGCCCAGATCGAACGGGCGACGGCGCACATCCCGCTGGAATCGCTGCTGGGCCTGAGCCGGCGCTGA
- a CDS encoding HD domain-containing protein translates to MTKMRPSANHFGGDVSAGIEEEPDGVIALEPELARVWKLAAPLLAVRDNDAHTLYALGLARTLLHAHPEADAAVVLPAMMLHDVGWSRVPPEEVLAAIAPGGGRPDLVLLHEKEGARLAAGILEQVGWDAARVPQILEIIDGHDSRKEALSIEDAIVKDSDKTWRLSPHGIDTVMEWFGLERGQALRLCSQRVHGHLFTEEAATIARALSALESVTQWPERQDLLAGS, encoded by the coding sequence ATGACGAAGATGAGGCCATCGGCGAACCACTTCGGCGGCGACGTGTCTGCTGGCATCGAGGAAGAGCCGGACGGCGTCATCGCGCTGGAGCCCGAGCTGGCGAGGGTGTGGAAGCTGGCGGCGCCGCTGCTGGCGGTCCGGGACAACGACGCGCACACGCTCTACGCCCTGGGCCTGGCCCGCACCCTGCTGCACGCGCACCCCGAGGCGGATGCCGCCGTCGTGCTTCCCGCGATGATGCTGCACGATGTCGGCTGGTCCCGGGTGCCGCCGGAGGAAGTGCTGGCGGCCATCGCGCCAGGCGGCGGGAGGCCGGACCTGGTGCTGCTGCACGAGAAGGAAGGCGCCCGGCTGGCCGCGGGGATCCTCGAGCAGGTCGGCTGGGACGCCGCGCGCGTGCCGCAGATCCTGGAGATCATCGACGGCCATGACTCGCGCAAAGAGGCGCTGTCCATCGAGGACGCCATCGTGAAGGATTCGGACAAAACCTGGCGGCTGAGCCCGCACGGCATCGACACCGTCATGGAGTGGTTCGGGCTGGAGCGCGGACAGGCCCTGCGGCTGTGCAGCCAGCGGGTGCACGGGCACCTGTTCACCGAGGAGGCCGCGACGATCGCCCGCGCTCTCTCTGCGCTGGAGTCCGTGACGCAGTGGCCCGAACGGCAGGACCTGCTGGCCGGAAGCTGA
- a CDS encoding SDR family NAD(P)-dependent oxidoreductase: MTQETTPTAPGAHSARTVLITGAAGGLGRAFALGFAGRGYRVAVADVNLAGAEETARLVRETGAEAAAFEADVTSAESTRVLAERCAEFGNGGIDVVLNNAAIYATVTRSPFEEIDPDEWDLVMNVNLKGPWLVTRAASKYLAEGGRVINLSSATIFSGSEQWLHYVASKGGVVAMTRVLAKELGRRGITVNAIAPGFTLTEASYSLMENAENYGVDRGALKRASQPEDIVGAALFLAGPDSSYITGQTLVVDGGRQFI; the protein is encoded by the coding sequence ATGACGCAGGAAACCACCCCGACCGCCCCCGGAGCGCACAGCGCGCGCACGGTGCTGATCACCGGCGCCGCCGGCGGACTCGGCCGGGCCTTCGCCCTCGGCTTCGCCGGCCGCGGCTACCGCGTGGCGGTGGCGGACGTGAACCTCGCCGGCGCAGAGGAGACCGCCCGCCTCGTCCGCGAGACGGGTGCTGAGGCGGCAGCCTTCGAGGCCGACGTCACCAGCGCCGAATCCACCAGGGTCCTCGCCGAAAGGTGCGCCGAATTCGGCAACGGAGGGATCGACGTCGTCCTTAATAACGCCGCGATCTACGCCACCGTGACCCGCAGCCCGTTCGAGGAGATCGACCCGGACGAGTGGGACCTGGTGATGAACGTGAACCTCAAGGGCCCGTGGCTGGTCACCCGCGCCGCGAGCAAGTACCTGGCCGAGGGCGGCCGCGTCATCAACCTCTCCTCGGCGACGATCTTCTCCGGCTCGGAGCAGTGGCTGCACTACGTGGCCTCGAAGGGCGGCGTGGTCGCGATGACCCGGGTGCTGGCCAAGGAACTCGGCCGGCGCGGCATCACCGTCAACGCGATCGCCCCGGGCTTCACGCTCACCGAGGCCAGCTACTCGCTGATGGAGAACGCGGAGAACTACGGCGTGGACCGCGGCGCCCTGAAGCGGGCCAGCCAGCCCGAAGACATCGTCGGCGCCGCGCTGTTCCTCGCCGGACCCGACTCCTCCTACATCACCGGCCAGACCCTGGTGGTCGACGGCGGCCGGCAGTTCATCTAG
- a CDS encoding glycoside hydrolase family 76 protein has product MAAEIRPPAPGASVTTRASGRADEAAGAVIGHFGHRLFGLPFTHIGAVRRPEGGLWPFGRPWHYWWQAHYLDCLVDAGWREMERGQYYDVGFDAGALGARLLRTIRLRNLLNFTNSYYDDMAWLALAAGRLDALAEAAGKPRRLNRAALRALRPALESAHTEDLGGGLFWSTQRDFKNVPATAPAALFFARSGQGERAEALVDWLREKLYDGGAGLYLDGLRMAGGEAVMVSDIYTYNQGPVLGALLELGRPQDLDHAAGLIDAVAGQLTVRHEGRPVLRTHGDGDGGLFTGILARYLALAANSARLPEATRTLARSLVANTADGFWAGRRIENHRSWEVLVFAKDPALAAKTSYPPGEPVELSTQLQAWMVLEAAATLA; this is encoded by the coding sequence ATGGCTGCCGAAATCCGTCCGCCCGCTCCTGGCGCATCCGTCACGACCCGTGCCTCCGGCCGCGCGGACGAGGCCGCGGGCGCCGTCATCGGCCATTTCGGCCACCGCCTCTTCGGCCTTCCTTTCACGCACATCGGCGCCGTGCGCCGTCCGGAGGGCGGGCTCTGGCCGTTCGGGCGGCCGTGGCACTACTGGTGGCAGGCCCACTACCTGGACTGCCTGGTGGACGCGGGCTGGCGGGAGATGGAGCGGGGCCAGTATTACGACGTCGGCTTCGACGCGGGGGCCCTCGGCGCGCGACTCCTGCGCACCATCCGGCTGCGCAACCTGCTGAACTTCACGAACTCCTACTACGACGACATGGCCTGGCTGGCCCTCGCGGCCGGGCGCCTCGACGCGCTGGCGGAGGCGGCCGGGAAGCCGCGCCGCCTCAACCGGGCTGCGCTGCGCGCGCTCCGTCCGGCGCTCGAATCGGCGCACACCGAAGATCTGGGCGGCGGCCTGTTCTGGAGCACCCAGCGGGACTTCAAGAACGTCCCGGCGACGGCCCCGGCGGCGCTGTTCTTCGCCCGCTCCGGCCAGGGGGAGCGCGCCGAGGCGCTCGTGGACTGGCTGCGGGAGAAACTGTACGACGGCGGTGCCGGGCTTTACCTCGACGGGCTGCGGATGGCGGGCGGCGAGGCGGTGATGGTGTCCGACATCTACACCTACAACCAGGGGCCGGTGCTCGGGGCGCTGCTGGAGCTCGGCCGGCCGCAGGACCTGGACCATGCTGCGGGGCTGATCGACGCTGTCGCCGGGCAGTTGACGGTGCGGCACGAGGGCAGGCCGGTGCTGCGCACGCACGGGGATGGGGACGGCGGGCTCTTCACCGGCATCCTGGCCCGCTACCTGGCGCTGGCCGCGAACTCGGCCCGGCTGCCCGAGGCCACGCGGACGCTCGCCCGGTCGCTGGTGGCGAACACCGCGGACGGGTTCTGGGCCGGCCGCCGGATCGAGAACCACCGCAGCTGGGAGGTGCTGGTCTTCGCCAAGGATCCGGCGCTAGCGGCCAAGACGTCCTACCCGCCCGGGGAACCCGTGGAGCTATCCACGCAGCTGCAGGCCTGGATGGTGCTGGAGGCCGCCGCCACGCTTGCTTAA